From one Acidobacteriota bacterium genomic stretch:
- a CDS encoding ParA family protein produces the protein MSRILAIVNQKGGVGKTTTAINLGAALGALEHRVLLVDCDPQGNATRGLGQAAQPPHLYHALIEECSPQEAIRPSGFPHLDLLPSDRNLVGVEVEFVGQDGWERRLRRLLKSVAADYDSVLLDCPPSLGHLTVNALAAADEVLVPLQCEYFALEGISELMATVQRVQGGINPELGINGILLTMYDDRTNLSKDVAEEIRSHFTDKVYRTVVPRNVRLAEAPSHGLPIFQYDIRCRGARAYLDLAQEFIHRAA, from the coding sequence ATGAGTCGAATCCTAGCGATCGTGAATCAGAAGGGCGGGGTCGGCAAGACCACCACCGCCATCAACCTCGGCGCAGCCCTTGGCGCGCTGGAGCATCGAGTGCTGCTGGTGGACTGCGACCCCCAGGGGAATGCCACCCGCGGGTTAGGCCAGGCAGCCCAGCCACCGCACCTCTACCATGCGCTGATCGAAGAGTGTAGCCCACAGGAGGCCATCCGGCCTTCGGGCTTCCCTCACCTCGACCTCTTGCCCTCGGACCGCAATCTGGTGGGCGTCGAGGTGGAATTCGTCGGGCAGGACGGCTGGGAACGCCGCCTGCGGCGTTTGTTGAAGTCGGTGGCAGCGGACTACGACTCGGTGCTCCTGGACTGCCCTCCCTCCCTCGGCCATCTGACCGTCAACGCCCTGGCGGCGGCGGACGAGGTCTTGGTGCCGCTGCAATGCGAATATTTCGCCCTCGAAGGCATCAGCGAGCTGATGGCTACGGTGCAGCGGGTCCAAGGCGGGATCAATCCCGAGCTGGGAATCAACGGCATCCTCCTCACCATGTACGATGACCGCACCAATCTGTCGAAGGATGTGGCGGAGGAGATCCGCAGCCACTTCACCGACAAGGTCTATCGCACGGTGGTGCCGCGCAACGTGCGCCTGGCCGAGGCGCCCAGCCATGGGCTGCCGATCTTCCAGTACGATATCCGCTGCCGAGGCGCCCGGGCCTATCTGGACCTGGCTCAGGAGTTTATCCACCGAGCCGCCTGA